One Deltaproteobacteria bacterium DNA window includes the following coding sequences:
- the pheS gene encoding phenylalanine--tRNA ligase subunit alpha — MSNDLQTLREKARGEIANAPNHDELDKLRVKYLGKTGEVSLMVREIGKKLPEERKAFGAQLNELKAELEGALEKQLEALKKKKLEAELAGPGIDVTMPGRRQPLGTRHPVSRTLEEITDTFLRMGFEIAQGPEIELDYYNFESLNFPPDHPARDMQDTFIVDAATVGGSLAPGSVLLRTHTSPVQVRAMLAQKPPVRVICPGKVYRCDSDLTHTPMFHQVEGLLVDEKVTFGELKGTLAAFAKAFFGDDVKTRFRPSFFPFTEPSAEVDVSCFLCGGKGCRVCKQTGWLEVLGAGMVHPNVFKSVGYQSDDVTGFAFGMGVERLAMLRYGIDDLRTMFENDARFLAQL; from the coding sequence ATGTCGAACGACCTCCAAACCCTTCGCGAGAAAGCGCGCGGCGAGATCGCCAACGCGCCCAACCACGACGAGCTCGACAAGCTGCGCGTGAAGTACCTGGGCAAGACCGGCGAGGTCTCGCTGATGGTGCGCGAGATCGGCAAGAAGCTGCCCGAGGAGCGCAAGGCCTTTGGCGCGCAGCTCAACGAGCTCAAGGCCGAGCTCGAGGGCGCGCTGGAGAAGCAGCTCGAGGCGCTCAAGAAGAAGAAGCTCGAGGCCGAGCTCGCCGGGCCCGGCATCGACGTGACCATGCCCGGGCGGCGTCAGCCCCTGGGCACGCGGCACCCGGTGTCGCGGACGCTGGAGGAGATCACCGACACCTTCCTGCGCATGGGCTTCGAGATCGCGCAGGGGCCAGAGATCGAGCTCGATTACTACAACTTCGAGTCGCTCAACTTCCCGCCGGATCACCCCGCGCGCGACATGCAGGACACCTTCATCGTGGACGCGGCGACCGTGGGCGGGAGCCTCGCGCCCGGCTCGGTGCTGCTGCGCACCCACACCTCGCCGGTGCAGGTGCGCGCCATGCTGGCGCAGAAGCCGCCGGTGCGCGTGATCTGTCCGGGCAAGGTGTACCGCTGCGACTCCGACCTCACCCACACGCCCATGTTCCACCAGGTGGAAGGCCTGCTTGTTGACGAAAAGGTTACATTCGGCGAGCTCAAGGGCACGCTGGCGGCGTTCGCCAAGGCCTTCTTCGGCGACGACGTGAAGACGCGCTTCCGTCCGAGCTTCTTCCCCTTCACCGAGCCTTCCGCCGAAGTCGACGTGAGCTGCTTCCTCTGCGGCGGCAAGGGCTGCCGGGTGTGCAAGCAGACCGGCTGGCTCGAGGTGCTCGGCGCGGGGATGGTGCACCCCAACGTCTTCAAGAGCGTGGGCTACCAGAGCGACGACGTGACCGGCTTCGCGTTCGGCATGGGCGTGGAGCGCCTGGCGATGCTGCGCTACGGCATCGACGACTTGCGCACCATGTTCGAGAACGACGCCCGCTTCCTGGCGCAGCTCTGA
- a CDS encoding phenylalanine--tRNA ligase subunit beta, translating into MRISLNWLADYVKLPAADELAKRLTMAGLEIEGREALGAGLDKVVVGQIVESSAHPNAEKLSVTRVDVGQGAPLQIVCGAKNYKAGDKVPAALAGAKLPGGIEIKQAALRGVDSFGMLCSAKELGIAEDASGLLILDASLKPGTPIADALMLRDTAFEVNVTPNRPDALSHLGIAREVHALTGVELKLPDGKVSEGGGAASSKASVRIDAPDRCPRYLARVIEGVKVGPSPQWMQARLRAAGVRPISNIVDVTNYVLLEYGHPLHAFDLDHVKGAQIVVRMAKQGEKLTTLDGKERELSTDDLVIADGDRAVALAGVMGGGNSEVSDKTTRILLESAYFNPGSIRRSSRRHGLHTEASHRFERGTDVDGAPLALDRAAKLIAELGGGQVLSGAIDVYPTKLPRRSATLRFLKLADVLGLVVPQEACSRILKALGFNVTDERRDQLTVEIPMRRVDVEREEDLIEEVARIHGYDQVPSQVPRIASPKPVEPIARAAERRVRAALNAAGLSEVLNYSFVSTKELQFVDPEQTLGKPIALKNPLSAEQAVMRTSLLPGLLQNLARSLNHQSEDVRFYELGRVYRPHADAKNASQPAVEELRVSGLVFGHRSAPAWNASRENVDFYDAKGAVEGLLQALGISARFEPARDVASLHPRASAAVIAGDKRLGTVGELHPRIAEALDLPAGIFVFDLSQEALATAAQLVPHYRGLPKFPSALRDLAVVVDEGVTHEKLEAVARQAGGEIVQGVQLFDVYRGQNIPTGRKSLAYAIRYQHPDRTPTDAEVNAAHERIVAALAKEAGAELRA; encoded by the coding sequence ATGAGAATCTCACTCAATTGGCTCGCGGACTACGTGAAGCTCCCGGCTGCGGATGAGCTGGCGAAGCGGCTGACCATGGCTGGGCTCGAAATCGAGGGCCGCGAGGCGCTCGGCGCCGGGCTGGACAAGGTCGTGGTCGGGCAGATCGTGGAGTCGAGCGCGCACCCCAACGCGGAGAAGCTCTCCGTCACCCGCGTGGACGTGGGGCAGGGCGCGCCGCTGCAGATCGTGTGCGGCGCCAAGAACTACAAGGCCGGCGACAAGGTGCCCGCGGCGCTCGCGGGCGCGAAGTTGCCGGGTGGAATTGAAATCAAGCAGGCCGCGCTCCGCGGCGTCGACAGCTTCGGCATGCTCTGCAGCGCCAAGGAATTGGGCATCGCCGAGGACGCGAGCGGCTTGCTCATCCTCGACGCGTCGCTCAAGCCGGGCACGCCCATCGCGGATGCGCTGATGCTGCGCGACACCGCGTTCGAGGTGAACGTCACGCCGAACCGACCGGACGCGCTCTCGCACCTGGGCATCGCGCGCGAGGTGCACGCGCTCACCGGCGTGGAGCTCAAGCTGCCCGACGGCAAGGTGTCGGAAGGCGGCGGCGCAGCGTCGTCGAAGGCGAGCGTGCGCATCGACGCACCCGATCGCTGCCCGCGCTATCTCGCGCGCGTGATCGAGGGCGTGAAGGTGGGGCCTTCGCCGCAGTGGATGCAGGCCCGGCTGCGCGCGGCGGGTGTGCGGCCCATCTCGAACATCGTCGACGTCACCAACTACGTGCTGCTCGAGTACGGCCACCCGCTGCACGCGTTCGATCTCGATCACGTGAAGGGCGCGCAGATCGTGGTGCGCATGGCCAAGCAGGGCGAGAAGCTCACCACGCTCGACGGAAAGGAGCGCGAGCTGTCCACGGACGATCTCGTCATCGCCGACGGCGATCGCGCGGTGGCGCTCGCGGGCGTGATGGGCGGCGGCAACTCCGAGGTCAGCGACAAGACCACGCGGATCCTGCTCGAGAGCGCGTACTTCAACCCGGGCTCGATTCGGCGCAGCTCGCGTCGACACGGCTTGCACACCGAGGCGAGCCATCGCTTCGAGCGCGGCACCGATGTCGACGGCGCGCCGCTCGCGCTGGATCGCGCGGCCAAGCTCATCGCGGAGCTCGGCGGCGGCCAGGTGCTCTCGGGCGCCATCGACGTGTACCCGACCAAGCTGCCGCGCCGCTCGGCAACGCTCCGCTTCTTGAAGCTGGCCGACGTGCTCGGGCTCGTGGTGCCTCAGGAGGCGTGCTCGCGAATCCTGAAGGCGCTTGGCTTCAACGTGACCGACGAGCGCCGCGATCAGCTCACGGTCGAAATCCCGATGCGGCGCGTGGACGTCGAGCGCGAAGAGGACCTCATCGAAGAAGTCGCGCGCATCCACGGCTATGACCAGGTGCCGTCGCAGGTGCCGCGGATTGCGTCGCCGAAGCCGGTGGAGCCGATCGCGCGCGCGGCCGAGCGTCGCGTGCGCGCGGCGCTGAACGCGGCCGGGCTCTCCGAGGTGCTCAACTACTCGTTCGTGTCGACCAAGGAGCTGCAGTTCGTCGATCCGGAGCAGACGCTGGGCAAGCCCATCGCGCTCAAGAACCCGCTCTCGGCCGAGCAGGCCGTGATGCGCACGAGCCTGCTGCCCGGGTTGCTCCAGAACCTCGCGCGCAGCCTCAACCACCAGAGCGAGGACGTGCGGTTCTACGAGCTCGGTCGCGTCTATCGGCCACACGCGGATGCCAAGAACGCCAGCCAGCCCGCGGTCGAAGAGCTGCGCGTGAGCGGGCTCGTGTTCGGGCACCGGAGCGCGCCCGCGTGGAACGCGTCGCGCGAGAACGTGGACTTCTACGACGCGAAGGGCGCGGTCGAAGGCCTGCTCCAGGCGCTCGGGATCTCGGCGCGCTTCGAGCCCGCACGCGACGTGGCCTCGCTGCACCCGCGCGCGTCGGCGGCGGTGATCGCCGGCGACAAGCGACTGGGCACCGTGGGTGAGCTGCACCCGCGCATCGCCGAGGCGCTCGATCTGCCCGCGGGCATTTTCGTCTTCGACCTCTCCCAGGAGGCGCTCGCCACGGCCGCGCAGCTCGTGCCCCATTACCGCGGGCTGCCGAAGTTCCCGTCGGCGCTGCGCGATCTGGCGGTCGTCGTCGACGAGGGCGTGACCCACGAGAAGCTCGAGGCCGTGGCCCGGCAGGCGGGTGGCGAGATCGTCCAGGGCGTGCAGCTCTTCGACGTCTACCGCGGCCAGAACATCCCCACGGGCCGCAAGAGCCTGGCCTACGCGATCCGCTACCAGCACCCTGATCGCACGCCGACGGACGCCGAGGTCAACGCCGCGCACGAGCGCATCGTGGCCGCGCTCGCCAAGGAGGCCGGGGCCGAGCTGCGCGCGTAA
- a CDS encoding DNA-processing protein DprA — translation MASELHSALRDPEQHATLAFLAVKGVGAVTCVRLRKKFGSLAAAIEAGPAHYMEFFRGDAREEHDTRGSLDGLAEEIVADCEKRGVHILFRGAPGWPKSLEDLGDGEPELLFVRGTLAERAHAVAVVGTRQADTRGVNVATRIGQKMAEAGVLVVSGGALGIDAASHQGALIGKGPTWAVLGGGFKRLYPPQNRELFEKIVAEGGALISETPPQHEVKGGLFPRRNQIVAALSQATVVVQGGENSGAMLTAQDVLKLNKANPERLRTLLAVPGDVADASAAGPHLLLRMGAARACWYPTDLLRALGLMPALDFPKDGETASEPELEPTPAARATPLDASLEPVFRAIEAAPKHFDALASQVRWPAPELLAALTQLELLGMVEQKPGKFFVRKGG, via the coding sequence ATGGCCTCCGAACTGCACAGCGCACTTCGCGACCCCGAGCAGCACGCCACGCTCGCCTTCCTGGCGGTGAAGGGCGTGGGCGCCGTTACGTGTGTGCGCTTGCGCAAGAAGTTCGGCTCGCTCGCTGCGGCCATCGAGGCTGGGCCCGCTCATTACATGGAGTTCTTCCGAGGCGACGCGCGCGAGGAGCACGACACGCGCGGCTCGCTCGATGGGCTCGCCGAAGAGATCGTGGCCGACTGCGAGAAGCGCGGCGTGCACATCCTCTTCCGGGGAGCGCCCGGCTGGCCGAAGTCGCTCGAGGACCTGGGCGATGGCGAGCCGGAGCTTCTCTTCGTTCGCGGGACGCTCGCCGAGCGCGCGCATGCGGTGGCTGTGGTGGGAACCCGTCAGGCCGACACGCGTGGCGTGAACGTCGCGACGCGCATCGGTCAGAAGATGGCCGAGGCAGGCGTGCTCGTCGTGAGCGGCGGCGCGCTGGGCATCGACGCGGCGTCGCACCAGGGCGCGCTCATCGGCAAGGGGCCGACCTGGGCCGTGCTGGGCGGTGGCTTCAAGCGCCTGTACCCGCCTCAGAACCGCGAGCTCTTCGAGAAGATCGTCGCTGAGGGCGGCGCGCTCATCTCCGAGACACCGCCGCAGCACGAGGTGAAGGGCGGCCTCTTCCCACGGCGCAACCAGATCGTGGCCGCGCTCTCACAGGCCACGGTGGTGGTGCAGGGGGGCGAGAACTCGGGCGCGATGCTCACGGCGCAAGACGTCCTCAAGCTGAACAAGGCGAATCCCGAGCGGCTGCGCACGTTGCTCGCGGTGCCTGGAGATGTCGCCGACGCTTCCGCAGCGGGGCCACACCTGCTCCTTCGCATGGGCGCCGCCCGCGCGTGCTGGTACCCGACCGACCTCCTGCGCGCCCTGGGGCTGATGCCTGCATTGGACTTCCCCAAGGACGGCGAGACGGCGAGCGAGCCAGAGCTCGAGCCCACGCCTGCAGCGCGTGCCACACCGCTCGACGCCTCGCTGGAGCCCGTGTTCCGCGCCATCGAGGCCGCGCCCAAGCACTTCGACGCGCTCGCCAGCCAGGTGCGCTGGCCGGCGCCGGAGCTGCTCGCCGCACTCACGCAGCTCGAGTTGTTAGGGATGGTGGAGCAGAAGCCGGGAAAGTTTTTTGTCCGTAAGGGCGGTTAG
- the topA gene encoding type I DNA topoisomerase — protein sequence MANNFLVVVESPAKAKTIKKYLGSKYTVKASVGHLMDLPKSKIGVDVERDFEPHYEVIRGKKKVLDEIKKAAGKAEKVFLATDPDREGEAIAFHIAEQIKDQVGGKKNIHRVLFNEITKKAIQEAIKKPQKLDAKKFDAQQARRVLDRLVGYQISPILWAKVRRGLSAGRVQSVAVRLVVEREAEIKAFKPEEYWSLEADLAAKLPPQFRARLTKLDGNKADLTNKAQTDGLLEELNAASYVVAKVDRKERKRNAPAPFTTSKMQQDAANRLHFSAKKTMTIAQHLYEGKELGEDGSVGLITYMRTDSTRLSNEAVDAAREMIGKQFGKDYVPAEANIFKSRKNAQDAHEAIRPTSLEYPPERVKDFLDRDELRLYELIWNRFLACQMTPAIYDQTAVDITAGRAMFRANGSILKFPGYLAVYGEKIEVDVQKRKDADEAEGELDDSSRELPVLEVDEKLELKKLIPEQHFTQPPPRFTEASLVKELEERGIGRPSTYASILSVIQDKEYVKKGDGNRFAPTDLGTLVTGELVKNFPTEMDVAFTAGMEEKLDKVEEGEANWVQVLREFYNHFKEDVAKAEVAMRDVKREEIATDINCEKCGKPMVIKWGKLGQFLACSGYPDCKSTKDFKRTEDGKIVPVTEEVTDEKCEKCGKPMIIKRGRFGRFMACSGYPECKTSKPISIGMNCPACKIGYLTERRTGRGKIFFGCSRYKRDDPTACTFAAWDRPLNEPCPECGSTYLLQKYSKRDGPTIACPNKECDYKRIVEQDAPSAGGDEGEAAAS from the coding sequence ATGGCCAATAACTTTCTCGTCGTCGTCGAGTCGCCCGCGAAGGCCAAGACGATCAAGAAGTACCTGGGGAGCAAGTACACCGTGAAGGCGTCGGTGGGGCACCTCATGGACTTGCCCAAGTCGAAGATCGGCGTCGACGTGGAGCGCGACTTCGAGCCGCACTACGAAGTCATCCGCGGCAAGAAGAAGGTCCTCGACGAGATCAAGAAGGCCGCCGGCAAGGCCGAGAAGGTCTTCCTCGCCACCGACCCCGACCGCGAGGGTGAGGCCATCGCCTTCCACATCGCGGAGCAGATCAAGGATCAGGTGGGCGGCAAGAAGAACATCCACCGCGTGCTCTTCAACGAGATCACCAAGAAGGCGATCCAGGAAGCCATCAAGAAGCCCCAGAAGCTCGACGCCAAGAAGTTCGACGCCCAGCAGGCGCGCCGCGTGCTCGATCGCCTCGTGGGCTACCAGATCTCGCCGATCCTCTGGGCCAAGGTGCGCCGCGGTCTTTCGGCCGGTCGCGTGCAGAGCGTCGCGGTTCGCCTGGTCGTGGAGCGCGAGGCAGAGATCAAAGCCTTCAAGCCCGAGGAGTACTGGAGCCTGGAGGCGGATCTCGCCGCCAAGCTGCCGCCGCAGTTCCGCGCGCGGCTCACCAAGCTCGACGGCAACAAGGCCGACCTCACCAACAAAGCCCAGACCGACGGCCTGCTCGAGGAGCTGAACGCCGCGAGCTACGTGGTCGCGAAGGTGGACCGCAAGGAGCGCAAGCGCAACGCGCCCGCGCCCTTCACCACCAGCAAGATGCAGCAGGACGCCGCGAACCGGCTGCACTTCTCGGCGAAGAAGACGATGACCATCGCCCAGCACCTGTACGAGGGTAAGGAGCTCGGCGAGGACGGCTCGGTCGGTCTCATCACCTACATGCGCACCGACTCCACGCGCCTCTCGAACGAGGCCGTGGACGCCGCGCGCGAGATGATCGGCAAGCAGTTCGGCAAGGACTACGTGCCCGCCGAGGCCAACATCTTCAAGAGCCGCAAGAACGCGCAGGACGCGCACGAGGCCATCCGGCCCACGTCGCTCGAGTACCCGCCGGAGCGCGTGAAGGACTTCCTCGACCGCGACGAGCTGCGCCTCTACGAGCTCATTTGGAACCGCTTCCTCGCGTGTCAGATGACGCCGGCCATCTACGACCAGACCGCGGTGGACATCACCGCCGGCCGCGCGATGTTCCGCGCCAACGGCAGCATCCTCAAGTTCCCCGGCTACCTGGCGGTGTACGGCGAGAAGATCGAGGTCGACGTCCAGAAGCGCAAGGACGCCGACGAGGCCGAGGGCGAGCTCGACGACTCCAGCCGCGAGCTGCCGGTGCTCGAGGTGGACGAGAAGCTCGAGCTCAAGAAGCTCATCCCCGAGCAGCACTTCACCCAGCCTCCGCCGCGCTTTACGGAAGCGTCGCTGGTGAAGGAGCTGGAAGAGCGCGGCATCGGCCGCCCGTCCACGTACGCGAGCATCCTCAGCGTCATCCAGGACAAGGAGTACGTGAAGAAGGGCGACGGCAACCGCTTCGCGCCCACCGATCTCGGCACGCTCGTCACCGGCGAGTTGGTGAAGAACTTCCCCACCGAGATGGACGTGGCCTTCACCGCGGGCATGGAGGAGAAGCTCGACAAGGTGGAGGAGGGCGAGGCGAACTGGGTGCAGGTCCTCCGCGAGTTCTACAACCACTTCAAGGAGGACGTGGCCAAGGCCGAGGTGGCCATGCGCGACGTGAAGCGCGAGGAGATCGCCACCGATATCAACTGCGAGAAGTGCGGCAAGCCCATGGTGATCAAGTGGGGCAAGCTCGGCCAGTTCCTGGCGTGCTCGGGCTACCCCGACTGCAAGAGCACCAAGGACTTCAAGCGCACCGAGGACGGCAAGATCGTCCCCGTGACCGAAGAGGTCACCGACGAGAAGTGCGAGAAGTGCGGCAAGCCGATGATCATCAAGCGCGGCCGCTTCGGGCGCTTCATGGCCTGCTCGGGCTACCCCGAGTGCAAGACCAGCAAGCCCATCTCCATCGGCATGAACTGCCCGGCTTGCAAGATCGGCTATCTCACCGAGCGCCGCACGGGCCGCGGGAAGATCTTCTTCGGCTGCAGCCGCTACAAGCGCGATGACCCCACGGCGTGCACCTTCGCCGCGTGGGACCGACCGCTCAACGAGCCCTGCCCGGAGTGCGGCTCCACGTACCTCCTGCAGAAGTACTCCAAGCGCGACGGCCCCACGATCGCGTGCCCGAACAAGGAGTGCGACTACAAGCGCATCGTGGAGCAGGACGCGCCCAGCGCCGGCGGCGACGAGGGCGAGGCCGCCGCGTCGTAG
- a CDS encoding MotA/TolQ/ExbB proton channel family protein, producing MIHLLAGIAGTGLADASLVDNIHQFFSDGGTFMYVNIASSAVALAIIVERSYSLLFRYSLNAPPFMEQITKLVMTNNIDRAVKLCGAAPAAALSKVVRSGLTRANRGELEVAKAVEESILEVNPLLSKRIASLWSLANIATLLGLIGTITGLIHTFHSLGAISDPAQKAKFLSNGLSEAMNNTAFGLGIAVTCMIGHLLLTNRAKNMIEEIEINALKLENLLSRRGAGEGDLEAKAS from the coding sequence ATGATTCATCTTCTGGCGGGCATTGCTGGCACAGGCCTGGCGGATGCGTCCTTGGTCGACAACATCCACCAGTTCTTCTCCGATGGCGGCACGTTCATGTACGTGAACATCGCCTCGTCGGCGGTGGCCCTGGCGATCATCGTGGAGCGCTCGTACAGCCTGCTGTTCCGGTACAGCCTCAACGCGCCGCCGTTCATGGAGCAGATCACCAAGCTGGTGATGACCAACAACATCGACCGCGCGGTGAAGCTCTGCGGCGCCGCGCCGGCGGCCGCGCTCAGCAAGGTGGTGCGCTCGGGCCTCACCCGCGCCAACCGCGGCGAGCTCGAGGTCGCGAAGGCTGTCGAAGAGTCGATCCTCGAGGTGAACCCGCTGCTCTCCAAGCGCATCGCCTCGCTCTGGTCGCTCGCGAACATCGCGACCCTGCTCGGCCTCATCGGCACCATTACCGGTCTGATTCACACCTTCCACTCCCTCGGCGCCATCAGCGATCCCGCGCAGAAGGCCAAGTTCCTCTCCAACGGTCTCTCCGAGGCCATGAACAACACCGCCTTCGGTCTGGGCATCGCGGTGACCTGCATGATTGGCCACCTGCTGCTCACCAACCGCGCGAAGAACATGATCGAGGAGATCGAGATCAACGCGCTCAAGCTCGAGAACCTCCTCTCGCGGCGTGGTGCGGGTGAGGGCGATCTCGAGGCGAAGGCGTCGTAA
- a CDS encoding biopolymer transporter ExbD — translation MAFYASRRKLRPKEHDETGGELNIIPYLDIMMNLIMFMLLSITGFAMLGIINVTAPSYGGAPAQQQNPSDKPPLTLTVAISDKPGAQGGFILAATGAVLPGLNTNGPTIPKKGDDFDYAALTAKMKEIKAAFPNETKLIISADATVEYSVLVHTMDATRETADHQKLFFDVTLAQM, via the coding sequence ATGGCGTTCTATGCATCGCGCCGCAAGCTGCGGCCCAAAGAGCATGACGAGACGGGCGGTGAGCTCAACATCATCCCGTACCTCGACATCATGATGAACCTCATCATGTTCATGCTGCTGTCGATCACGGGCTTCGCGATGCTGGGCATCATCAACGTCACCGCGCCCAGCTACGGCGGCGCGCCGGCACAGCAGCAGAACCCGAGCGACAAGCCGCCGCTCACGCTCACCGTGGCCATCAGCGACAAGCCCGGAGCGCAGGGCGGCTTCATCCTCGCGGCCACGGGCGCGGTGCTGCCGGGCCTCAACACCAACGGGCCCACCATTCCCAAGAAGGGTGACGACTTCGACTACGCGGCGCTCACGGCCAAGATGAAGGAGATCAAGGCCGCGTTCCCGAACGAGACCAAGCTCATCATCTCGGCCGACGCCACGGTGGAGTACTCGGTGCTGGTGCACACCATGGACGCCACGCGCGAGACCGCCGATCACCAGAAGCTCTTCTTCGACGTCACGCTGGCGCAGATGTAG
- a CDS encoding biopolymer transporter ExbD, whose protein sequence is MAKPQAPAVEAPALTEDEIRRMQFKKALRRKRRKDRDTEGEIHDLNIYPMLDMMTIILVFLLKSYSASSVTLDGVDNLTPPTSSSTTNPKETVALTISRHHVLIDNKPVLSFRDDFKIDAADKPDGANGMLIAPLKTALDDKVKRLKHLEELNPETMAFQGELSVIADQHVPYRLLMEVLYTAGQAELSNYRFVIIQGESGGPPPPSPGG, encoded by the coding sequence ATGGCGAAGCCTCAAGCCCCAGCCGTCGAAGCGCCCGCCCTCACCGAGGACGAGATCCGGCGCATGCAGTTCAAGAAGGCCCTCCGTCGCAAGCGCCGCAAGGACCGCGACACCGAGGGCGAGATCCACGACCTGAACATCTACCCGATGCTCGACATGATGACGATCATCCTCGTCTTCTTGCTCAAGAGCTATTCGGCGAGCTCGGTCACCCTCGACGGCGTGGACAACCTCACGCCGCCCACTTCTTCGAGCACCACGAATCCCAAAGAGACCGTGGCGCTGACCATCTCGCGGCACCACGTGCTCATCGACAACAAGCCGGTGCTCTCGTTCCGCGACGACTTCAAGATCGACGCGGCCGACAAGCCCGACGGCGCCAACGGCATGCTCATCGCGCCGCTGAAGACCGCGCTCGATGACAAGGTGAAGCGCCTCAAGCACCTCGAGGAGCTGAACCCGGAGACGATGGCCTTCCAGGGCGAGCTCTCGGTGATTGCCGACCAGCACGTGCCGTATCGCCTGCTGATGGAAGTGCTCTACACGGCGGGCCAGGCCGAGCTCTCCAACTACCGCTTCGTGATCATCCAGGGCGAGAGCGGCGGGCCGCCACCGCCGAGTCCGGGCGGCTGA
- a CDS encoding biopolymer transporter ExbD: MAYFARWKLRPPEPSGGQSELNVVPYLDIMMNLIMFMLLSVTGFVALGIIPVSAIRPRPPASSPQPTPRAISVTISEHDGFLVDAPVVTASIAKRGDAYDFAALRAKLVELKAALPGETRVVVAADPAVEYAVLVHTLDAARETADHQPLFFDVALAQR, from the coding sequence ATGGCCTACTTCGCGCGCTGGAAGCTGCGACCGCCGGAGCCGAGCGGAGGGCAGAGCGAGCTGAACGTCGTCCCGTACCTCGACATCATGATGAACCTCATCATGTTCATGCTGCTCTCGGTGACGGGCTTCGTGGCGCTGGGCATCATTCCGGTGAGCGCGATCCGGCCGCGGCCGCCAGCGTCCTCGCCGCAACCGACGCCGCGTGCGATCTCCGTGACCATCTCCGAGCACGACGGGTTTCTGGTCGATGCGCCGGTGGTGACCGCGAGCATTGCCAAGCGCGGCGACGCGTACGACTTCGCGGCGCTCCGCGCCAAGCTGGTCGAGCTCAAGGCCGCGCTGCCGGGCGAGACGCGGGTGGTCGTCGCTGCGGATCCGGCCGTGGAGTACGCGGTGCTGGTGCACACGCTCGACGCCGCCCGCGAGACCGCCGACCACCAGCCGCTCTTCTTCGACGTGGCACTCGCGCAGCGCTGA
- a CDS encoding TraR/DksA family transcriptional regulator produces MTRRDDLKVIRKMLEDRRQALSATQRGMTTELDALKAADRDPEYEETAQVAQAEYTLTTIHDSHQRELEMVDAALNRIDTGNYGVCVDCELEIPMERLMAVPYSLRCSDCAAARESRTSRHSPASM; encoded by the coding sequence ATGACTCGACGCGACGACTTGAAGGTCATCCGCAAGATGCTCGAGGACCGGCGGCAGGCGCTCTCGGCCACCCAGCGCGGCATGACCACGGAGCTCGACGCCCTCAAGGCCGCCGATCGCGACCCCGAGTACGAAGAGACGGCCCAGGTCGCGCAGGCGGAGTACACGCTCACCACCATCCACGACTCGCACCAGCGCGAGCTGGAGATGGTGGACGCCGCCCTGAACCGCATCGACACCGGCAACTACGGCGTCTGCGTGGACTGCGAGCTGGAGATCCCCATGGAGCGGCTGATGGCCGTTCCCTACTCGCTCCGCTGCTCCGATTGTGCGGCGGCGCGCGAGTCGCGGACCTCGCGGCACAGCCCGGCGTCGATGTAG
- a CDS encoding DUF47 family protein yields MFRLMPKQQQLFERFERIATYAVEAAGLLNQLLAHPERSAELLPKLEAVEQAGDDANHEALAMLQKGTNFPIGRDEIVQLLAELDDLVDGADAAAHRLVLYRVKAIKPEARQLGEILEKASAEIVKCVRALRTGKDKEAVLAPVVEVNRLENEGDKVMRGAIGTLFADEQNAVELIKWKELFEILEDNVDGCETVANLVEAIILKNE; encoded by the coding sequence GTGTTCCGCTTGATGCCCAAGCAGCAGCAGCTCTTCGAGCGCTTCGAGCGAATCGCCACCTACGCGGTGGAGGCCGCGGGCCTGCTCAACCAGCTCCTGGCGCACCCCGAGCGGTCGGCCGAGCTCTTGCCCAAGCTGGAGGCCGTGGAGCAGGCAGGCGACGACGCCAACCACGAGGCGCTGGCCATGCTGCAGAAGGGCACCAACTTTCCCATCGGCCGCGACGAGATCGTGCAGCTGCTCGCCGAGCTCGACGACCTGGTCGACGGCGCAGACGCCGCCGCGCACCGCCTGGTGCTCTACCGGGTGAAGGCCATCAAGCCCGAGGCCCGGCAGCTGGGCGAGATCCTGGAGAAGGCCAGCGCGGAGATCGTGAAGTGCGTGCGCGCGCTGCGCACCGGCAAGGACAAGGAGGCCGTCCTGGCGCCGGTGGTCGAGGTGAATCGCCTGGAGAACGAAGGCGACAAGGTGATGCGCGGCGCCATCGGGACGCTGTTCGCCGACGAGCAGAACGCCGTGGAGCTCATCAAGTGGAAAGAGCTCTTCGAGATCCTCGAGGACAATGTCGACGGTTGCGAGACGGTCGCGAACCTCGTCGAGGCCATCATCCTCAAGAACGAGTAG